The stretch of DNA TCTCTTCTTCTGCAGGGATCAGTTCATCCTCGTCAATGTCAAATTCTTCAGGAGATGAAAACATCTGATCACCGGTAGGCATTGAAATTCCCTCGTCTGATGTCACCTGGCCTAAAACTTCCAGCAGCATGCCGCGGTAGCGGTTGGTATCTATTTTTCCATAATGGCTTATTGCCTGTGAGACACCGTCTGCCATGTTTGGTGTAAAGCCGTGGATTCGCAGATCATCTTTGGTAGGCGAATCAATCTCCAGTGCCTCTTCAGTAAGCTCAATCCTTTTGAGGGTGGACTTTGCAGTTTCAACTATCCAGTAATCCCTGATCTCCGGAGTGGTCTCGACGATCTGCTCCGGCCTGATTGAAACATACATATTGCCTCCCTGGGGAGTGTATGTTCTGCATTTTCCGATGATTGCTACTATGCAGGGAGTCTGAAGATTTGACAAGATCTGCACGGCTTCAGGAGAAAACTTTCCTGCGTAGACATAAAATCTGTCGGTGCCGTCAGAAAGAAGTGCTCTCCACATTGGTTCAACATCAGTACCTACATTTTGTTTGTCAGTAAGCACTCCCACAACCATGATGCGGTTGACTTTTGCTCCAAGCGGAGTAATCACATATGAAGGCGCTCTTTCCCCATCACCTTTGATATCAAGGGTCGAAGCGTTGTATTCAGATGCAAACATTCTCCATGCTACTTCTCTTGATATCATTAGAATCCCTCCACTTTTGAAATGAGATCTTCAGCTTCTTTGGCAATGTCCAGATTCACAGGGCTGACATCATGAACGGTCATGGTAAGTCCGTACTCATCAGAAGTTACTCTTCCTCTGACCTCTATGGGCTGAGCCAGAAGCTTCTTCTCAAATCTCGGGCCCAGGAAATCAAAGTCCATGATGGTTTTTCCTTCTTCGAGTGCATCTGCCAAAGTAATTCCGGTGAGCTTTTCAGTAAGCTCTTTTCCTAAAACGATCATCATCGAGCCGGTGCCGTCATCCAGAATCGCTTTTATCCTTAAGTCTGGTGTAGGCGTAACCTGTCCGTGTGTCTGGCATATGCCTTTCATAACCGGACGGTGGCATTCAGGGCATCTGAACAATATTCCCGATCCCTGTTTAATGTCAACAATGCTTCCAATAATGACAGTATCAGCAGAGCCGCCTCTTCTTTCTATATCTTCAACAGTGCACCGCGTTCCTTTGTCCAGAGAATCTCTGTCGGGGAAATCAATTTCCGGGCGTGTAACTGAGGCCTTTTCTCCAAAAGTCAGCTGAGGAATCCCTTTCCATCCTCTGGTATATGCTCCTGCAATAGTGACAACTTCATTCTCCTGCAGTTTAAAATCATACCATGCGGAAAAGTCGATTTTTCCTGTTTCATCAGCCAGAATTCCTGAGAATACAGTTTTTGTCTCTCCGTTGGCTTCAACCTCTCTTGGTCTTATTGATAAAACTCTTCCTGTAATCTTCAGCCCGATCATGTTTTCTTTCAGATCTCCAATCTGGGCATTGATCGGCTGGGAGCTTACCTGTTTAGGTTCCGGCACAGTCCCGTCCGGGAGGTTGACAGAATCTTTGTTCTGCTTTTCAATTACAGCTCTGACACCGATATTGAGTTTAGGCTGCCCGCTCCATTCTTTGGTGTATGCATGCCTGATAAGGTAAACTTCTCCGGGAGTCATTTCACATTTGTCTTTTTCCCAGAGTGTGTATTGTATACTGCCGGTTTCATCTGCGACCACGCCGTATATAATCGTCTTCATCGTGTCATCGTTCTGTTTGATTTCCCTTTCATTTGCTGAAATCACTTTGACAAGAATATCCACAGTCTGCTCGCTTGTGCCTAGGGTTGAAACCATTCTTCTGATGCCTTTAGTGAGTTTGTTGGGGTCTCCGCCATATTTCCTCACAATGTGTCTCTTTGAAGCTTCCAGAGACATTCTGTATGTGTTCAAATATGTGCTAAGGTCATTCTCTATCTTCTCTTCTGTAAGTTTTCCGTCCAGCACCCTTACGATTTCTAAAACATGAGGTGCAATTTCTTCTTTCGTCATCATTTCTTTTCACCTTGTGATGAGTTTGTTCTTTTGATACCATAGTGGATATTTAATATGTTTTGAGGGGTGGGTGAAAGTACCTGCTTTTGTTCAGAGTGGATATGAAAAAGCAAAAGTATTTTATAACGTGCGGCATGAGTCAGTATGATGTCAGCAGGAGGATACACCATTGGTCTTTGAAGACCTGATGAATTACCTGGGGTCGCTTGGCGGCGATCCAGTTATTTACTGTATTTTCCTCTTCATCTATGTTATTCTGGCAGCAGTAATCCTTCCGCTGCCTGTTGAGATTGCTTTATTCCTTTCTGCTGGAACGCCTTTCTTTGTAAAAGCTCTGATCATCAGCTTAGGAAAGATGATCGGGGGCGTCATTGCTTTCCAGATTGGAGGAGCTCTCGAAGGTGTAATCAAAAGGTACACGAAATGGAAATGGTTCAATTATATCTACAAAGCATGCTACTGGCTGGTGTCAAAGTTCGGTTATGTGGGGCTTTATCTAATTCTCAGTATTCCATTTATGTCAGACACGGTTCCGTTGTATCTGTTCTCCCTATTCAAGGATGAGAGCCACATGACTGTGAGAGGATTCGCCATAACCTGTTTCCTTGCTGGATTTACCAGATCTATCATAGTCTATGTAGCAGCTACATTCTTTGGAATTCAGCTCTACGATGCACCGCAGGGAACTGAGTTCATGCTTATCTAAATGCGATCTTAAGCAGAAGGCTTATTAGAAAGATATGAAATTTGACGTTATGGTTCCTAAGAACAGAATTCAAGAAATTCTCAGCGAATATGATCCTGAAGAGATCACTATCGCTACTTTATGCTCACATACTGCTTTACAAATTTTTCACGGTGCAAAGAAGGAAGGCTTCAAGACTCTGGGTTTGGCTGTGAACCAGAATACAAAGTTTTATGATGCTTTTCCGCTTGCCAAACCGGATGAGATTCTTAGATTCAACAGTTATGATGAATTCATAACAAAATCAAAAGAACTCACTGACAGAAATGTAATCATCATCCCTCACGGATCATTTGTGGAATACATGGGCACAAAGCGCTTTGAGCAGATGGAGGTACCTACTTTCGGCAGCAGGCAAGTGCTCAAGTGGGAAGAGAGCCGCGACAGCCAGCGTGAGTGGCTGGAGAGTGCGGGAATTTCCATGCCTAAAAGGATTGCAGATGCCAAAGATATCTCGGAACCTGTGCTTGTTAAATACAACGGCGCGAAAGGCGGCCGCGGATTCTTCATCGCCAAAGACTTCATGGAATTCAAGATGGGAATTGATCTGAGTGAAGAATCATATACAATTCAAGAGTACGTTCTCGGTACGAGATACTACCTCCATTACTTCTATTCGCCAATAAAGCAGAGTGGATACAGAGTCGGCAACGGATCTCTCGAATTGATGTCGATGGACCGCAGAGATGAAAGCAACATCGATGAGCTGTATAAACTGGGATCAACCGAAGAACTGAAAAAACACGGTATGTTCCCGTCACTGGTAGTCACAGGAAATATTCCTGTAGTTATCAGAGAAAGTCTTCTTGCTAAAGTATTCGAGATGGGCGAGAGCGTCATCAACAGGAGTTACGAGCTTTTCGGAGGATTGATCGGCCCGTTCTGTCTGGAATCTATTGTCACAGATCACCTGGACTTCAAAGTCTTTGAAATCTCCTGCCGTATTGTAGCAGGTACCAATCCTTTCACCAGCGGATCTTCTTATTCTGATATGACCGAGCCGGGCATGAGCACCGGGCGCAGAATAGCCAGAGAGATCAAAGACGCCATCGCTGCCGGAAAGCTCAGCGAAGTGGTGTCTTGAAACTGACAATTGTCTTCGCAGACGCAGAAATAGAAAAAGCTCCGGAAGACGGGGAAATCCCTCTTCTGGATGCTTATTTCTACCCGGACGTTGAAGGCAGGCGCGGAAGACCTGACATTGTGCATAATGCTCTGACGATCCTACGGAGCTCGCTGTTATGGAACCATATTGATGTGGCAGTGTGCACAGAGCATGGGGAAATAATAATTCCTGAGAAGAATACATTTGTTCAGAATTATCTTGATTTTATGTCTCAGGTGTCTTCTCTTCTATCTGGCGGAGAATCAGAGGGATACAAGCTGACCAGAATGAATTTCTCTGATTTCATTCAGTCTCTGCATGCTGATAAAATCGTAGCATTGTCTCCCGATGGCGACAAAATTTCTCTGAGAAATGAAATTCTGACTGACGGTCATACCGTTCTGATAATCGGAGCTTTTTCAGATGGAGATTATTCCAGTCCAGTTTATGAACTCTGTGACTCTTCAGTTTCCATCGATGACCGTATCCTGACGGTACCGGAAGTCATCATGTCTGTTTTGCATGAATTGAATTTTTGAGTGAGAAAATGGAATACAATATCCTTCAGTTATCCAACAGGCAGGAGTTAAGAACATGGCTTTCGGAAAATTGCACATGTGAAAACTCCTGCTGGGTATGCGTATCTATGAAACCTTCCCCCGGCACACTTTGTTATTTGGATGTTGTTGAAGAATGTCTGTGCTTCGGCTGGATTGATACTACGAGAAAGAAACTGCCTGATGGAAAACTGATTCAAAGACTGACCCCGAGATCTAAAAACAGCAAGTGGTCTGAGCTGAACAAAGAAAGAGTAAGAAGACTTGAAAAACTGGGATTCATGACTGATGAAGGCAGAAAGCGCCTTCCCGACATGTCTCTTGACTTTGTGATTGATGAATAGATTCTCAAAGCACTGCAGGCTGATGAAGAAACATATGCCAATTTCTTAGAATTTCCAGACTTGTATAAGCGGGTAAGGATCAACACAATCAGATAAAAAAGAGTCAGCCGCAGCTGTTTCAAAGCCGATTGGAAAAATTCATTCAAAATACGAAACTAAATAAAATGTATGGCAACTGGAATGATGACGGACGTCTGTTGAATTATTAAATCATAGCTGTCAATACACATGAACCAGCATGCTTAAAAATTGAGAACAAAACTATAGAAAAAAGAGGATTGCTCCTCTGTATTTACCAGCCTCTTTCCTGAAGCCTTTCTTCCTGGGCAATTGTTGAAATCTCAATGCCTTTCATAGCATCTCCGAGGCCTTTTGAAACTTCAGCTATGATCTTAGGATCATCGAAGTGAGTTACAGCCTCAACAATTGCTTTTGCTCTCTTAGCAGGATTGTCAGACTTAAAGATTCCAGAACCTACAAACACTCCATCAGAGCCGAGCTGCATCATAAGGGCAGCATCTGCAGGAGTAGCGATTCCGCCGGCGGCGAAGTTGATGACTGGCATTCTCTGAAGCTGCGCTACTTCTTTAACAAGTTCATATGAAGCCTGGATTTCCCTGGCTACAGCACGGAGCTCCATCTCATCTTTATTCTGAAGTTCACGGACTTTTCCCATGATCACTTTCTGATGACGGACAGCTTCAATGACGTTTCCTGTTCCCGCTTCTCCCTTTGTTCTAATCATTGCAGCTCCCTCGTCAATACGGCGGAGAGCTTCTCCAAGATCACGGGCGCCGCATACAAACGGAACGGTGAATTTTTTCTTCTCAACATGATAGAATGGATCTGCCGGAGTAAGGACTTCGGATTCATCAATCATATCTACACCGAGAGATTCCAGGACCTGTGCTTCTACAAAGTGTCCTATTCTGCATTTGGCCATTACTGGTATAGAAACGGCATCTATGATTTCCTCAATCATGAGAGGATCTGACATCCTTGCGACTCCACCTTGAGCTCTGATGTCAGCAGGAACTCTTTCAAGGGCCATTACGGCAACAGCACCAGCTTCTTCAGCGATTGCAGCCTGCTCAGCGTTAGTTACATCCATGATAACTCCACCCTGCTGCATCTTTGCGAATCCTCTTTTTATGAGGTCGGTTCCATAACGAAGCTTGGCCATGTCCAATTCAAAAGGCATTTCAATTCACCTTGCTTTCGTTATCCATGTCTGATATATCAAACTTTCAGGATTGCTGTGGTATTCCGGCAGCAGTTCTTCAGTTTACGTATTTTTGCGAAACATTCTGCATAGAATCGATGCAATTCTTGGAAAGCGTTATGTACATCCCCCTTTATTTTCTGCAAGATGTCCGCAAGGCGCCTAAGCAGAGTACCAGAATCCGGAACTGTAAAAATCGCAAATACTGTAAGTAAGCTCAAAAGCGAAGGTGTCGACATAATCTCATTCTCTACCGGAGAACCAGATTTTTCAACTCCTGACAATATTACCAAAGCATGTGTAGACTCATTAAACAAGCATTTTACACACTACACTCCGTCTGTTGGTATCCCAGAGCTTAGAAAGGCAGTTGCGGAAAAGAGCAGGAATGAAAACAATATTCCGTGCGAAGCCTCTAATATTCTTATTACACCTGCCAAACAGGCAATCTTCATGACTGCGCTGTCTCTGATAGACGAGGGAGATGAAGTCATTCTTCCAGATCCGTCATGGGTGACATATGATGCTTGTATCAGGCTTGCCGGCGGAATTCCGAAATATGTCAAAGTAAAACCGGAAAATGAATACAGGATAACTCCTGAGGAAGTAGCGGAATTGGTTTCTCCAGCTACTAAAATGATCTTCCTCAATACTCCTGCCAATCCTACCGGTGCAGTTGCCACGGAAGAAGATCTCAAGGGCATTGCAGACATTGCGATCGACCATGACCTTTATGTCATGAGTGATGAAGTCTATGAGAAGATCCTTTTTGAAGGAAAACATGTCTCCATAGCTTCCCTGCCTGGTATGTTTGAGCGGACAATCACCATCAATGGAATGTCTAAAGTTTATGCCATGACTGGATGGAGAATAGGCTGGGCCGTTGCCCCGCCGGATATATTCAAGATCCTCAATATCCTGCAGACTCATTCTGTCACATGCTGCACATCCTTTGCCCAGCAGGCCGGAGTAGAAGCATTAAGCGGACCGCAGGATTCTGTAAAAAACATGGTTGATGAATTCAGGGTCCGCC from Candidatus Methanomassiliicoccus intestinalis Issoire-Mx1 encodes:
- a CDS encoding RPA family protein, which translates into the protein MISREVAWRMFASEYNASTLDIKGDGERAPSYVITPLGAKVNRIMVVGVLTDKQNVGTDVEPMWRALLSDGTDRFYVYAGKFSPEAVQILSNLQTPCIVAIIGKCRTYTPQGGNMYVSIRPEQIVETTPEIRDYWIVETAKSTLKRIELTEEALEIDSPTKDDLRIHGFTPNMADGVSQAISHYGKIDTNRYRGMLLEVLGQVTSDEGISMPTGDQMFSSPEEFDIDEDELIPAEEEIVPPQSKEEEQQIPPAQLDDDQKEELILKLIDSLDTTKKGAPLTELAREAAKSNIGESELEEITTSLLDKGLVYEPTIGKMKRI
- a CDS encoding replication factor A encodes the protein MMTKEEIAPHVLEIVRVLDGKLTEEKIENDLSTYLNTYRMSLEASKRHIVRKYGGDPNKLTKGIRRMVSTLGTSEQTVDILVKVISANEREIKQNDDTMKTIIYGVVADETGSIQYTLWEKDKCEMTPGEVYLIRHAYTKEWSGQPKLNIGVRAVIEKQNKDSVNLPDGTVPEPKQVSSQPINAQIGDLKENMIGLKITGRVLSIRPREVEANGETKTVFSGILADETGKIDFSAWYDFKLQENEVVTIAGAYTRGWKGIPQLTFGEKASVTRPEIDFPDRDSLDKGTRCTVEDIERRGGSADTVIIGSIVDIKQGSGILFRCPECHRPVMKGICQTHGQVTPTPDLRIKAILDDGTGSMMIVLGKELTEKLTGITLADALEEGKTIMDFDFLGPRFEKKLLAQPIEVRGRVTSDEYGLTMTVHDVSPVNLDIAKEAEDLISKVEGF
- a CDS encoding formate--phosphoribosylaminoimidazolecarboxamide ligase, with product MVPKNRIQEILSEYDPEEITIATLCSHTALQIFHGAKKEGFKTLGLAVNQNTKFYDAFPLAKPDEILRFNSYDEFITKSKELTDRNVIIIPHGSFVEYMGTKRFEQMEVPTFGSRQVLKWEESRDSQREWLESAGISMPKRIADAKDISEPVLVKYNGAKGGRGFFIAKDFMEFKMGIDLSEESYTIQEYVLGTRYYLHYFYSPIKQSGYRVGNGSLELMSMDRRDESNIDELYKLGSTEELKKHGMFPSLVVTGNIPVVIRESLLAKVFEMGESVINRSYELFGGLIGPFCLESIVTDHLDFKVFEISCRIVAGTNPFTSGSSYSDMTEPGMSTGRRIAREIKDAIAAGKLSEVVS
- a CDS encoding ribosome biogenesis protein: MKLTIVFADAEIEKAPEDGEIPLLDAYFYPDVEGRRGRPDIVHNALTILRSSLLWNHIDVAVCTEHGEIIIPEKNTFVQNYLDFMSQVSSLLSGGESEGYKLTRMNFSDFIQSLHADKIVALSPDGDKISLRNEILTDGHTVLIIGAFSDGDYSSPVYELCDSSVSIDDRILTVPEVIMSVLHELNF
- the pdxS gene encoding pyridoxal 5'-phosphate synthase lyase subunit PdxS, yielding MAKLRYGTDLIKRGFAKMQQGGVIMDVTNAEQAAIAEEAGAVAVMALERVPADIRAQGGVARMSDPLMIEEIIDAVSIPVMAKCRIGHFVEAQVLESLGVDMIDESEVLTPADPFYHVEKKKFTVPFVCGARDLGEALRRIDEGAAMIRTKGEAGTGNVIEAVRHQKVIMGKVRELQNKDEMELRAVAREIQASYELVKEVAQLQRMPVINFAAGGIATPADAALMMQLGSDGVFVGSGIFKSDNPAKRAKAIVEAVTHFDDPKIIAEVSKGLGDAMKGIEISTIAQEERLQERGW
- a CDS encoding pyridoxal phosphate-dependent aminotransferase; protein product: MSARRLSRVPESGTVKIANTVSKLKSEGVDIISFSTGEPDFSTPDNITKACVDSLNKHFTHYTPSVGIPELRKAVAEKSRNENNIPCEASNILITPAKQAIFMTALSLIDEGDEVILPDPSWVTYDACIRLAGGIPKYVKVKPENEYRITPEEVAELVSPATKMIFLNTPANPTGAVATEEDLKGIADIAIDHDLYVMSDEVYEKILFEGKHVSIASLPGMFERTITINGMSKVYAMTGWRIGWAVAPPDIFKILNILQTHSVTCCTSFAQQAGVEALSGPQDSVKNMVDEFRVRREIVMEELAKIPTLHTPKPKGAFYVFPEYDYKMNSVDLTEYLLTTAHVAVTPGSAFGPGSDGHIRISYACSRDDIREGLRRIGEALSKLDR